GTCAGTGCTGCTGAATCTTTACCCAGCCCTGCTGGCACGCCTGTCCCTCTCGAATACTTCGAGGGTCTCAGTCAACCTAGTTCAACGGTCAGCCCTCCTACTTCTCTACTTCCCGAAGACAAGTTGACTCCACGGGAACCCACATCTATCCTTCTAAAAATGATAGACGAGGTCTGTTTAAAAAACTTCCTCTCGCTGTAATTTGGGCTGACATAAGGTTATTGTTTCAGCGTGTAGCTTTGCATCTTCTGATGTATTTTACTCATTGGATCAATCTCTATCTTAAAGAACCGGAACCACAACAACATCTGCCCACGGAATGCCATGCTAGATGGATATTTGTGCTATTATCAAGGATTGATGATTTTATATCATCCGATGATCTCCACCTTTTGCGCAATCTTGCTCGAGCGTGCCTGGCTTTGCTTGGGCATATCAAGAAGCAGCAACAAACTTCATCTTGCAAACCTCCATCAAAACGAATGGGTGAAAACGCCTGCTGGATTATCATTACGACAATTGCTGGAGTTTGGAAGCAAAGAGACCTCTGGATGGATGCTGAGAGCATCTTAAAAAAACTGTGAAGCAGTAACCTGTCTACAAACTTCTACTTGACAATCTGTTGTGCCAACCCTTTGATGACTTAAAGGCCATTATAAAAAATTAGTACCGCTGTATTCGTTACTTCTCATTTGTGGGTAGTAAACACGAGTACAAGCAAATACATGGATTTTGTACACGATACAATAGATATACAAGGTAATAATAGGTTGTTACTATCTGACATATAGTAAGAGTAGGCTATTCATAATCATACACTTCATAGAATATTAAGGGGCTTTTTCAGTTTCGAAACGCGATGTTGGTTCTCGAACCATCTTTACCGATGAAAGAATTATTGCAAAGAAGTTAAGCACAAAAGGTCAAAACATACTATTGGCACAATGATGGGCTTGTCATTCCATTTTGAGTTGGAATCTCCCAGACAAACCTCTCCTACGATTCTAAATCCATGAGACATGTAGAAACTCGTATTGTTGGTGTTGCTGGATTGGAGCCACAATGCTTCCCCAGATGCATCGGCCTAGAATATCTTGAGAGCATATCTAACGAAATTAGAACAGCATCACATACAATCCTTGTAATAGACTCTAGAAGAGCGCCGCCATAACCTCTGCCTTGATGATGCGGGTCGGTGGCTAGTAAATTTACGTACGCCATTTCGCGAACACGGTCGCCTAGTGTTTCTGAGATGACTTTCTCTGATTTGCGAGCAAACTCTTTGTTCCTCTGCAGTTAAGGAGAGCTCCCACCTGAAGAAGAGTGTTCTTCAACTAGAGCTACATACCTTCCGGGACTCTTTGACCGCAATATTTTTAACTGCTGCTGTGAGCAAGGTGGAAAGTAGATTTGTGATCGCATCGATTGGGTTTTTAGAACATGATTCAGGTGGCGTCCTTCAATTAGGTGTCAAGCTACAGTGTACTGATATTCGGAAATGAGGAAACTTACGCAACAATTATGGCTGTGCCAGAGTCGACTGTCAGGACCCACTTGGTCTGCATCCATAATCGCAGAAATGAGGTGCTAATGATCTGGTAAAGTGTTCGAGAAGGCTTTTGGCCCTACGAATCCACGTCAATAAAACACGTCATTTTGAGTTCACCCGGATAGTTACAGCTCGAAGATATACGTTGAGAGGGTCTTCCAAGAAAGCATCAAACACCATGCCTGCTGCTTTCCAGGTGTCGCCTGCTCCGCCGCGGATTGTCTCAGTCATTCGAATAATTGAGGTATGGATCAAACCTGATCTCAAAGGCACGACTGTATCATGCAGAACTGAAACCTCCACTGCCCATGAAGTCATGTCCTGAGTGAGTAGTTTAAAGCCAGAGATTGCAATGCATGCTGGAAGGCCGTTTTATAGCGGATGCTTACTGCGGTCTGCGGCCTCCATTCGGTGAATGTCAGAAGGGGTTTAACCTCGGCAAATACGGGGACCTAGCCGACTGACAGGATGATAAAACTTGGGTGCTCAATACCTCGAGAGCAAAGAGCGCGCATGAGCGGAGAATGTCTATGGATCAGTGCTAGCGTGGATGACGCCGTAAGACGGCCTGAAATAGCCATAGGTTTATTTGAGACCATGGAGGGAGCGTGTAAGGGATATTGTGAGCTCTGATGGATGGGTTGCTGCTGGAGGCATCACGTGGGTGAATTAAGGTCAGGGGCGTGGCGAATAAATAGATGACATGGTGAATTTTCACAAACCTTCATTTCGTTCCTCTTCCCTCGCCGTGTAATTTTTCATTCTTTATCTTCCCCTAATACTCTGCTCTCTCACGAAATGCGCGCCGTCGCCGCCCTTCTCGCCTTTGCCTCCTCTGCACTTGCCTACTCCGTTCTCAGTCCCAACGGTGCTCAAGGATGGACCAACCAGGGTGCCCAACTGTTCGTTTCCGGCTTTTGTGCATACTGTTCCTAGCTAAACAAGTCCTACAATGTTCAGGTTGACGTGGCAGCGCGTAGATACCGACAGGCAAAACTTCACCGCCTTGTTGATCAACCAGGTTGGTGCCATTCATCTTCTGTTCCTCTATACCGTATATACTGCTTATGTGCACGTCCTTTCTCCCTAGAACATCACCGACTTTAAACCCCAAGTTCTGCAAGCTTTGGTCAACGGCACTGATGGTTCGGCTAGGCTGAACCCCCCTAGTGGCGGATGGCCTGTGGGCCCTCATTTCCGTGTCAACCTCGTCCAAGATCCCAACAACCTCGACACCATCTTGGCTCAATCCCCCGAATTCACTATCAGTGTGTCTACCGCATCGGTTTCCTCAACGTGCGTGGTTCTCTCAATTTTTTCTGCGAAAACTAAGTTATGTATTTGGCTCAAACTTGTAGCGGCTCTAACACACTGGCCAATACCGGCGCTACGATTCCGAACACCGCGAGTGGTACCGTTCCTACTACACCTCCTGATGGCTCGTCTGCTTCAGACCCTATCACGGTTCCTACAAGCGCTGCCCTGCCTAGCTACAACGTTCAGGTTGTCCTTCTGGCATTCTTGTCGCTCATGGGATTCGTTCTCGCTTGAACTAGCTAAATTTGTCCTTGCTCAAGGAcgtcctttcttttcatttgaTTGCATTCTTAGGGTCATGCCTTATACCTTACTTGGGTCGGACAATcgtaagattgggctcatcagaaaccagcacccttacgtaatcaatgggcttggcgccaagagcggccaaaatccagctcgaaaaaaaaatcaaaagttatgttgacggaaaatggtttcagacaaaaagtttaaaaaaaaaaaattcataaatgtgcatatacaatccttactactagcctttatgcccacaataatagaattacacctcagaggtcaaattgtagtctctggaagtccataatgagtctgagaggtattacttaggcgtgacttattgtcacgtgtggtcacgtgtaccattatataagcggccaaaagaacattgtcaaattttcgaaaatctcccaaactcgagaaaacaccatttctgacgtgttagactaaaaaaaaaggaaaaaaattaaaatctttataacttcttgagatcaaaatttttttgaaaaaaaaaaccacagatgtgttcaaagaagcataacctacatatctgtggttcaaaaatgtagaatagtgtgagtgcagaagggttgaaaaggttcggaggtaagccaacttttgcttacctaagggggtgctggttcctgatgagcccaatcttacttACTTCTGCCTAAATCTATTGGATACTATGTACTTCATTACGTAGGACGTTCTTCCAATGTGATGGACAATTGCTTCTAGGCCGAGGTTGATAGGGTGCAATTAGGGCATTGATCGCCTGCCGACCGCACCGAACCACGCTAGTCCAGCGCATCCGCCCGTCAGGATGGCAACGGGAGGAGGGGTTGAAAACCATTCTACTGCAATGAAAGTCGACGCAGCCACTACCACCCACCATGGCTCCTGGCCCAAACTGCTTCCTCTAGTGGCTGCAGGTGTTAGATATCCAATTTCCCATAGGCGATAGACAGCAGTAAAGATTAAGCCAACGGCGGTGGCATTTAATCCCCGCAAGATGCTGGACACTTCTCTTCTTTTGCGTAATGACTGCCATATGCTCTGAAAGCCAATAGAAAGCCAAAGGCCTGGGGTGAAAATGCCCAAAAAGGCCACTATCGCACCAGCTATAGAAGGTGTCGAGGGTGACGAAAAAGGTCCTGCTGCCACAAGAGCTCCAAGATAAACAGCGAAATTGAAGTTTGGACCGGGCATCGCCTGGATAACGGCGAGTCCAAGCAAGAAATCACGAGGAGAAACCCAGCCGGGGTCTACAACATAGTCTCGCAATAGAGGTATTACGACAGGCCCACCACCAAAAATGATAGTCCCGGCCAGGAACATACTATTgaagagggaaaggaggATGGGGACTGGGTGAAGGGCACTGCGAATGGAAATAAAAACGGCAAAGGTAACCACAAATATTCCAATGACGCCGACACCTATATTTACCGGAATGGTGTGTCCTGAACGCTCAGTGTGCAGGACTTGTCGACTTTGTTCTTGCTCTTGTTCGGATGGCACATTGGCATCAGAGTCGTTAGCAGTGGGTGTTGATGCTGTTTGTCTGCGATACGAAGCAGTGGCGCTTGTGTTGATGTTCTCTTTCTGAATACCGTCCATTGGAATACTCTCAACTTCAGGACCGGTCTCCGGTTCATGGACGGACGTTCGCCTTCTGGTATTCCTCAAAACCTTCCACCTCCGTACCCAATTCTGGACATAAAAGTCCCAACCAAAAGTTGAAGATCCTCCTATAACAAGTAGCACAGGAAAATACCACAGAGCGTTATAACACATCCCCGCACAACCGCCCATCGTGACCAATAATCTTGTCAAGGGATCCGTAATCGCCTTCCGGGAAAGTTGAACGGCAGAAAGGGCAATAATGCCAACAATGGAGGCATTTAGTCCAGAAAGGAGAGCGTAAGCGGGACGGGGAAGAGTGTCGTTGA
The sequence above is a segment of the Psilocybe cubensis strain MGC-MH-2018 chromosome 4, whole genome shotgun sequence genome. Coding sequences within it:
- a CDS encoding putative N-acetyltransferase (putative N-acetyltransferase C550.08); the protein is MTSWAVEVSVLHDTVVPLRSGLIHTSIIRMTETIRGGAGDTWKAAGMVFDAFLEDPLNVYLRAVTIRGQKPSRTLYQIISTSFLRLWMQTKWVLTVDSGTAIIVATPPESCSKNPIDAITNLLSTLLTAAVKNIAVKESRKRNKEFARKSEKVISETLGDRVREMAYVNLLATDPHHQGRGYGGALLESITRIADASGEALWLQSSNTNNTSFYMSHGFRIVGEVCLGDSNSKWNDKPIIVPIMVREPTSRFETEKAP
- a CDS encoding Chromate transport protein; this translates as MYGLSLGVQRINDTLPRPAYALLSGLNASIVGIIALSAVQLSRKAITDPLTRLLVTMGGCAGMCYNALWYFPVLLVIGGSSTFGWDFYVQNWVRRWKVLRNTRRRTSVHEPETGPEVESIPMDGIQKENINTSATASYRRQTASTPTANDSDANVPSEQEQEQSRQVLHTERSGHTIPVNIGVGVIGIFVVTFAVFISIRSALHPVPILLSLFNSMFLAGTIIFGGGPVVIPLLRDYVVDPGWVSPRDFLLGLAVIQAMPGPNFNFAVYLGALVAAGPFSSPSTPSIAGAIVAFLGIFTPGLWLSIGFQSIWQSLRKRREVSSILRGLNATAVGLIFTAVYRLWEIGYLTPAATRGSSLGQEPWWVVVAASTFIAVEWFSTPPPVAILTGGCAGLAWFGAVGRRSMP